The Gouania willdenowi chromosome 7, fGouWil2.1, whole genome shotgun sequence genome includes a window with the following:
- the dtx3 gene encoding putative E3 ubiquitin-protein ligase DTX3 isoform X1, with product MGSQVSSDEMSVSAGQGSDEVLVSQAVWDYLAAAGRPWLIDFQLKQGMSAGIIRRGERGGCCAVRLRPVEGSRNTGAGMMDGPISSETRKAFIDLCRCARKEMSKQEGGSKRKRALLPCVGVLEAHGEGSLLQPPPPQPRRSQRQQQRFRKPADEEACTMLREVAIRKDLDSNVASHSEAELNTTCSICMGDIVERSTLEKCGHSFCHSCLEQAFKVKKACPVCRLVYGQLIGNQPANGTMIVERDPDLELPGHEGYGCICIIYSFSPGLQAPEHPNPGVRYPGTDRVAYLPDSPEGNRVLGLLRRAFEQRLIFTIGTSMTTGLQNVITWNDIHHKTSIWGGPRSFGYPDPTYLVRVTEELREKGITAD from the exons ATGGGATCACAAG TTTCCTCTGATGAGATGAGTGTGAGTGCTGGCCAGGGCAGTGATGAGGTGCTGGTTTCACAGGCAGTGTGGGATTACCTGGCTGCAGCAGGACGGCCCTGGCTCATTGACTTCCAGCTCAAACAGGGGATGAGCGCTGGTATCATTAGGAGAGGAGAGAGGGGGGGATGCTGTGCTGTGCGGCTACGGCCGGTTGAAGGCTCCAGGAACACTGGAGCTGGGATGATGGATGGACCCATATCCAGTGAGACGCGAAAAGCCTTCATTGACTTATGCCGTTGTGCCCGCAAAGAAATGAGCAAACAGGAAGGGGGGTCCAAGAGGAAGAGGGCTCTGCTTCCATGTGTAGGAGTCCTGGAGGCACATGGAGAGGGAAGCCTTCTCCAACCTCCACCACCACAGCCTCGGCGCTCCCAGAGACAGCAGCAGAGGTTTAGAAAGCCTGCTGATGAGGAGGCCTGCACCATGCTACGTGAAGTAGCCATTAGAAAAGACCTGGACTCCAATGTGGCTTCTCACAGCGAAGCAGAACTAAACACGACTTGCTCAATCTGCATGGGAGACATAGTGGAAAGGAGCACACTGGAGAAGTGTGGTCATTCGTTCTGTCACTCCTGTCTAGAACAAGCCTTTAAGGTGAAGAAAGCATGTCCAGTGTGTCGGCTGGTGTACGGCCAGCTAATTGGGAACCAGCCAGCCAATGGTACAATGATTGTAGAGAGAGATCCAGATCTGGAGCTTCCTGGGCACGAGGGCTATGGGTGTATATGCATCATCTACAGCTTCTCTCCTGGCCTGCAGGCG CCAGAACACCCAAACCCAGGCGTCCGGTACCCGGGTACAGACCGTGTGGCCTACCTCCCTGACAGCCCAGAGGGGAACCGTGTGCTGGGCCTGCTCCGCCGGGCCTTTGAACAGCGCCTTATCTTTACCATCGGTACCTCCATGACCACAGGCCTGCAAAACGTCATAACCTGGAACGACATCCACCACAAGACCTCAATATGGGGCGGGCCACGCAG TTTTGGCTACCCAGATCCTACTTACTTGGTGCGAGTGACAGAAGAGCTCAGAGAAAAAGGAATCACAGCAGACTGA
- the dtx3 gene encoding putative E3 ubiquitin-protein ligase DTX3 isoform X2 codes for MSVSAGQGSDEVLVSQAVWDYLAAAGRPWLIDFQLKQGMSAGIIRRGERGGCCAVRLRPVEGSRNTGAGMMDGPISSETRKAFIDLCRCARKEMSKQEGGSKRKRALLPCVGVLEAHGEGSLLQPPPPQPRRSQRQQQRFRKPADEEACTMLREVAIRKDLDSNVASHSEAELNTTCSICMGDIVERSTLEKCGHSFCHSCLEQAFKVKKACPVCRLVYGQLIGNQPANGTMIVERDPDLELPGHEGYGCICIIYSFSPGLQAPEHPNPGVRYPGTDRVAYLPDSPEGNRVLGLLRRAFEQRLIFTIGTSMTTGLQNVITWNDIHHKTSIWGGPRSFGYPDPTYLVRVTEELREKGITAD; via the exons ATGAGTGTGAGTGCTGGCCAGGGCAGTGATGAGGTGCTGGTTTCACAGGCAGTGTGGGATTACCTGGCTGCAGCAGGACGGCCCTGGCTCATTGACTTCCAGCTCAAACAGGGGATGAGCGCTGGTATCATTAGGAGAGGAGAGAGGGGGGGATGCTGTGCTGTGCGGCTACGGCCGGTTGAAGGCTCCAGGAACACTGGAGCTGGGATGATGGATGGACCCATATCCAGTGAGACGCGAAAAGCCTTCATTGACTTATGCCGTTGTGCCCGCAAAGAAATGAGCAAACAGGAAGGGGGGTCCAAGAGGAAGAGGGCTCTGCTTCCATGTGTAGGAGTCCTGGAGGCACATGGAGAGGGAAGCCTTCTCCAACCTCCACCACCACAGCCTCGGCGCTCCCAGAGACAGCAGCAGAGGTTTAGAAAGCCTGCTGATGAGGAGGCCTGCACCATGCTACGTGAAGTAGCCATTAGAAAAGACCTGGACTCCAATGTGGCTTCTCACAGCGAAGCAGAACTAAACACGACTTGCTCAATCTGCATGGGAGACATAGTGGAAAGGAGCACACTGGAGAAGTGTGGTCATTCGTTCTGTCACTCCTGTCTAGAACAAGCCTTTAAGGTGAAGAAAGCATGTCCAGTGTGTCGGCTGGTGTACGGCCAGCTAATTGGGAACCAGCCAGCCAATGGTACAATGATTGTAGAGAGAGATCCAGATCTGGAGCTTCCTGGGCACGAGGGCTATGGGTGTATATGCATCATCTACAGCTTCTCTCCTGGCCTGCAGGCG CCAGAACACCCAAACCCAGGCGTCCGGTACCCGGGTACAGACCGTGTGGCCTACCTCCCTGACAGCCCAGAGGGGAACCGTGTGCTGGGCCTGCTCCGCCGGGCCTTTGAACAGCGCCTTATCTTTACCATCGGTACCTCCATGACCACAGGCCTGCAAAACGTCATAACCTGGAACGACATCCACCACAAGACCTCAATATGGGGCGGGCCACGCAG TTTTGGCTACCCAGATCCTACTTACTTGGTGCGAGTGACAGAAGAGCTCAGAGAAAAAGGAATCACAGCAGACTGA